The Thermomicrobiales bacterium genome includes the window CGCGCTGCGGACGAGCGGGAGAGACGGTGACGCCGATGCGACCCTTGAGGCCCTGCGGCAGACCGGGGTTGTCGGTCAGCTCGATCCAGCTGTCGCCGCCGTCGGTCGTCTTGAAGATGCCGCTCCCCGGTCCGCCCGAAACGAGTGACCACGGCGAGCGCTGTGCCTCCCACATCGCGGTGTAGAGCGTGCGCGGGTTGGTGGCATCCATCGAGAGGTCGCAAGCACCGGTGCGCTCGTCGCGGTACAGAATCTTCTCCCAGGTCGCGCCGCCGTCGAGCGTGCGGTAGACGCCGCGATCCTCATGCGGACCAAAGGTGTGGCCGAACGCGGCGACATAGGCGTGATCGGGGTTGGTTGGGTGGACGCGGACGCGAGCAATATGGCGGGTCGTCTCCAGTCCCAGGTGCCGCCAGGACACACCGGCATCGTCGGACCGATAGACCCCATCACCGTGGGAGACGTTGCCCCGGATGCACGATTCACCCATGCCAGCGTAGACAACGTTGGGAGCAGATTCGGCAACGGCAACTGCGCCAACCGAGGCGGTCCGGAAATAGCCATCGGACACGTTCAGCCACGAAGCGCCGCCGTCTTCGGTCTTCCAGACCCCTCCGGAGCAGGCACCGAAGTAGTACGTCATCGGCTGGCTGGTGTGGCCAGCGACAGCGACACTTCGACCGCCGCGGAACGGCCCCGCCTGCCGCCACTGCAAGCCCGCAACAAGATCATGAACATTAGACATGAGTGAAATCCTCCCATCGGTGTCACCCTGCCGGTTGAGGCGATGGTAGTCCTGAGTGCTATGGTGGTCAACTGCGCCCGCCGGCAATTCCACGTGACTCAACCTTTGCTTGTGCGGTTGCGCAATCCGTGCTATTGTGGCAACGCTCCGGTGAATCGCACTCATGCATCTGAAGACTGGGAGGTAGAGCGATGCTCGATCGTAGTCGGCTCAGCCGTCGATCATTCATGCAACGCTCCGCCGCCGTGGCCGCCGGGGCGGCGATGGCGGGGTGGTCAGGAACACACACCGGCAAGGTGGCCAGGGCCGGGTCAATCTGGAACCCGGTCTATGAGGACATCCAGGAAGCGACGATTGCCGACCTGCAGGCGCAGATGACCGATGGCTCACTGACAGCACAACACCTGACTGGCATGTACCTGGCCCGGATCGCGCAGCTGGATCAGGACGGCCCACGGCTCAACTCGGTGATGATGACCAATCCGGACGCGCTCAACATCGCGATCAATCTCGATCGCGAGCGTGCTGAAGGGAACGTCCGCGGACCGCTGCATGGCATTCCGGTCCTGCTCAAGGACAACATCGATACCGCCGACCAGATGCCGAACACGGGCGGGTCGATCGCGCTGGCCAACAACTTCCGCACGCAGGACGCGACAATCGCAGCGCGCCTGCGCGAGGCGGGGGCGATCGTGCTGGGCAAGACGAACCTCAGCGAGTGGGCGAACTTCCGCTCGACCCAGTCGTCCAGCGGCTGGAGCGGCGCTGGACGACAGACGAAGAATCCATACGTCCTGACACACAACCCCTGTGGGTCGAGCTCCGGATCGGGCGCTGCAGCATCGGCCAACTTCGCTGCCGCGGCAATCGGCACCGAGACGGACGGCTCGATCGTCTGTCCAGCCAACGCCAACGGGCTGGTCGGCATCAAGCCGACGGTCGGACTGACCAGCCGCGCCGGTGTGATCCCGATCGCCCATTCGCAGGACACGATCGGGCCGTTGGCACGGACGGTGGCCGACGCGGCGGCGGTGCTCAGCGCGATCGCCGGGCCAGATCCGCGTGACGCGATGACGGCTGCCGGTGCCGACCAGGTACAGGCTGACTACACGGAATTCCTCGATCCGGACGCGCTCAACGGGGCGCGAATCGGCGTGCCGCGAACCGGTGGCATGTGGGGATACAGTCCCGAGGCCGATGGGATCGTCGAGGCTGCCATCCAGGCGATGCGCGACATGGGTGCCACGGTCATCGATCCGGCCGACATCCCGACGGCGGATCAGATGGCGAGCAGCAATGCCGAGTTCACGGTGCTGCTCTACGAGTTCAAGGCCGATCTCAACGCCTACCTCGCGACGGTCGGAC containing:
- a CDS encoding amidase, with the protein product MLDRSRLSRRSFMQRSAAVAAGAAMAGWSGTHTGKVARAGSIWNPVYEDIQEATIADLQAQMTDGSLTAQHLTGMYLARIAQLDQDGPRLNSVMMTNPDALNIAINLDRERAEGNVRGPLHGIPVLLKDNIDTADQMPNTGGSIALANNFRTQDATIAARLREAGAIVLGKTNLSEWANFRSTQSSSGWSGAGRQTKNPYVLTHNPCGSSSGSGAAASANFAAAAIGTETDGSIVCPANANGLVGIKPTVGLTSRAGVIPIAHSQDTIGPLARTVADAAAVLSAIAGPDPRDAMTAAGADQVQADYTEFLDPDALNGARIGVPRTGGMWGYSPEADGIVEAAIQAMRDMGATVIDPADIPTADQMASSNAEFTVLLYEFKADLNAYLATVGPDVPVRSLADLIEFNTANWEIEMPYFGQEIFEMAVDLGGLDDPTYLAALAESHTLSREQGLDAVLDQYDLDALVAPTGSPAWPTDVLNGDHFLGASSGPAAMAGYPLVSVPAGDSFGLPVNLTFMGRTWSEPTLIALAYAFEQGTMHRRAPRMLPSLDLP